The following are encoded in a window of uncultured Ilyobacter sp. genomic DNA:
- a CDS encoding cold-shock protein, giving the protein MSNGIVKWFNGEKGFGFITAEDGADVFVHFSEINKPGFKTLEEGERVSFEITKGQKGPQASNVTAE; this is encoded by the coding sequence ATGTCAAACGGAATAGTTAAATGGTTCAATGGAGAAAAAGGATTCGGATTTATCACTGCTGAGGACGGAGCAGATGTGTTCGTACACTTTTCTGAAATAAACAAGCCTGGTTTCAAGACTTTAGAAGAGGGAGAAAGAGTATCTTTCGAAATCACTAAAGGTCAAAAAGGACCGCAAGCTTCTAACGTAACAGCTGAATAA
- a CDS encoding SIMPL domain-containing protein, with amino-acid sequence MNGRMITVKGKGCTSAPPDWVKIVMNMEAKSLKYEKTLNLAAKQLEQLRKSLEEHGFDKKDLKTTSFNVDTSYRRVEDENGDYKRVFEGYTCSQNLYVGFEIDNKRLGSTLLSLSCCKSKPEFSIRYQLKDKKIIEEEILKNAIADATNKAKVIAGAADISLGKIISIDYSWSEVKFIRENFELMELSCKSSLESIDIEPDEIEASDTVSVVWEIK; translated from the coding sequence ATGAACGGAAGAATGATAACCGTAAAAGGAAAGGGGTGTACTTCAGCTCCTCCTGACTGGGTAAAAATAGTTATGAATATGGAGGCTAAAAGTTTAAAGTACGAAAAGACCTTGAATTTAGCAGCTAAGCAGCTGGAACAACTGAGGAAATCTCTTGAAGAACACGGTTTTGATAAAAAAGACTTAAAGACGACTAGTTTTAATGTTGACACTTCTTATAGGAGGGTAGAAGATGAAAACGGAGACTACAAACGTGTTTTTGAAGGCTATACATGCTCACAGAACTTATATGTTGGGTTTGAAATCGATAACAAAAGACTGGGAAGTACTTTGTTATCGTTATCTTGTTGTAAGTCAAAACCAGAATTTTCCATAAGGTATCAGTTAAAAGATAAAAAAATCATTGAAGAAGAAATTCTCAAAAATGCTATTGCAGATGCCACAAACAAAGCTAAAGTAATCGCAGGTGCTGCTGATATCAGTTTGGGAAAAATTATAAGTATTGACTACAGTTGGAGTGAGGTGAAATTTATAAGAGAGAATTTTGAACTTATGGAATTATCTTGCAAATCTTCTCTTGAATCTATAGATATCGAACCAGATGAGATTGAAGCAAGTGATACAGTTAGTGTCGTATGGGAAATTAAATAA
- a CDS encoding DUF448 domain-containing protein has protein sequence MKNSDSPERSCAVCRSKKPKDSLFRIVEKDGQFIYDREQKIQSRGSYVCRTHECVKRLLKHKKYKMEISELTKMVDDLKKNSKDYMGILNAMKNSQFLTFGINMVFEDIDKIHFLIIAEDISEKNDKKIVSKAKEQGIAYVHYGDKNQLGEIFGKAEINVIGVKNKKVARGLME, from the coding sequence ATGAAGAATAGTGACTCGCCAGAAAGAAGCTGTGCTGTTTGTCGGAGCAAAAAACCGAAAGATTCCCTTTTTAGAATTGTGGAAAAAGACGGTCAGTTTATCTACGATAGGGAGCAGAAAATTCAGTCTCGTGGGAGCTATGTCTGCAGAACTCATGAATGTGTGAAAAGATTGTTGAAGCATAAAAAGTATAAGATGGAAATTTCCGAACTAACTAAAATGGTAGATGACCTTAAAAAAAATTCTAAGGATTATATGGGAATATTGAATGCTATGAAAAATTCTCAGTTTCTGACATTTGGGATTAACATGGTTTTTGAAGATATAGACAAAATTCATTTTCTAATAATCGCAGAAGATATCAGTGAAAAAAATGACAAAAAGATAGTTTCAAAAGCAAAAGAGCAAGGAATAGCATATGTCCATTATGGTGATAAAAATCAGCTTGGAGAGATATTCGGTAAGGCTGAGATTAATGTTATAGGCGTTAAAAATAAAAAAGTGGCACGTGGTCTCATGGAGTAA
- a CDS encoding N-acetyltransferase translates to MNINIRHENEMDFRKVEEVTREAFYNLYFPGCNEHLVVHNIRNHRDYIKELSYIIEIDGEIVGSIFYTHSKIVGWDGSETKTISFGPVSIHPKYHRMGLGRKLITHSIEEAKRLGYSAILNLGYPYHYEPYGFLGGKKYNIAMEDGNFYIGLLVLPLYKDALKGISGYAKFSDVYEVTEEETEKFDSTFPKKERCFKESQREFEIASTMIDE, encoded by the coding sequence ATGAATATAAATATAAGACATGAAAATGAAATGGATTTTAGAAAAGTTGAGGAGGTAACACGAGAAGCCTTCTATAATCTTTATTTTCCTGGGTGCAATGAGCATTTAGTGGTTCATAATATTAGAAATCACAGGGATTACATAAAAGAACTTTCGTACATAATAGAAATAGATGGAGAAATAGTAGGAAGTATATTTTATACCCATTCAAAAATTGTAGGTTGGGATGGAAGTGAAACTAAGACAATATCCTTTGGACCAGTTTCTATACATCCTAAATATCACAGGATGGGACTTGGAAGAAAACTTATAACTCACTCCATAGAAGAAGCAAAAAGATTGGGATACAGTGCTATATTAAACTTAGGTTATCCATATCACTATGAGCCTTATGGTTTTTTAGGAGGAAAAAAGTACAATATAGCAATGGAGGATGGTAATTTTTATATAGGGCTATTGGTGTTGCCATTGTATAAAGATGCCTTAAAGGGTATCTCAGGTTATGCTAAATTTTCAGATGTGTATGAAGTTACAGAAGAGGAAACAGAAAAATTTGATAGTACCTTTCCAAAAAAAGAAAGATGTTTCAAGGAAAGTCAAAGAGAGTTTGAAATTGCCTCTACAATGATTGATGAATAG
- the rbfA gene encoding 30S ribosome-binding factor RbfA — MKKQRIAAIEKEITKVISNVLFGELKNPRIKGIVSVTHVRVTQDLKFVDVSFSILPMAGQTVNREAVLKGLNETRGYFRKRIGEEIKIRFVPEVRVHLDDSIEHAVKISKLLNEVKE; from the coding sequence ATGAAAAAACAGAGAATTGCTGCCATTGAAAAAGAGATAACAAAAGTAATTTCTAATGTTTTGTTTGGAGAACTTAAAAATCCGAGAATAAAAGGGATAGTTTCTGTAACTCATGTTAGAGTGACACAGGATCTTAAGTTTGTGGATGTTAGTTTTAGCATTCTTCCTATGGCAGGACAGACAGTAAATAGAGAAGCCGTATTAAAAGGCCTCAATGAAACAAGAGGGTATTTCAGAAAAAGAATCGGTGAAGAGATAAAAATCAGATTTGTACCTGAGGTAAGAGTTCATCTAGATGACAGTATAGAACATGCAGTCAAGATTTCCAAATTACTAAACGAAGTAAAGGAATAG
- the serA gene encoding phosphoglycerate dehydrogenase → MSKFKVIIAEKMDIRGIELLQKQFDVDVCIGISREELLKKIHEYDALLVRSATQVDEELLEKGIKLRIVGRAGNGTDNIDIHAATKKGVIVANTPESNSISACELGIALMMACARDIAIADQDMKAGKWSRNSFEGVELYNKTLGIIGLGRIGSLMATRMKAFGMKVVAYDPYISDERFSRFGAKKVENLDDLLKVSDFITIHTPRTEETIDMINSEEIEKMKDNVILVNVARGKIINEDALYHGLKSGKIRGAGIDVHAVEPRYESPLYEFDNFIPTPHIGANTAEAQENVGIAIAQQVANGLHGEIVETAVNLPVMEREGLKEVKPYIELMENLGQIYYQLYTDSVKFVEINYWGDVSKLDTQMADLAFTKGLLQPILGNSVNYVNAKIMAENAGIGIKEKHFVENFGNYSNLVTIKITNSKNYVFTIAGTISSNAEGKLVELEGFDFEVKPTEYMLFIKNKDVPGVIGHVGTLAGEKGINIATMQVGRKTKGDTAIMILTIDDEVSGTILEEFKKMDNIVSAKSVVL, encoded by the coding sequence ATGAGTAAATTCAAAGTAATTATTGCAGAAAAAATGGATATAAGGGGAATAGAACTTCTGCAAAAGCAGTTTGACGTAGATGTCTGCATCGGTATCAGTCGTGAGGAACTTCTGAAAAAAATCCACGAATATGATGCTCTTTTAGTTAGGAGTGCCACACAGGTAGACGAAGAACTCTTGGAAAAGGGAATAAAATTAAGAATAGTAGGCCGTGCAGGTAACGGTACAGACAATATAGATATACACGCCGCTACAAAAAAAGGAGTAATCGTAGCAAATACTCCAGAAAGTAACTCTATCTCTGCATGCGAACTAGGAATCGCCCTTATGATGGCATGTGCCAGAGATATAGCAATAGCTGATCAGGATATGAAAGCCGGAAAATGGAGCAGAAACTCCTTTGAAGGGGTCGAGCTCTATAATAAGACTCTAGGGATAATCGGTCTTGGAAGAATCGGTTCACTTATGGCCACTAGAATGAAGGCCTTTGGAATGAAAGTTGTCGCTTATGATCCTTATATTTCCGATGAGAGATTCAGCAGATTCGGTGCTAAAAAAGTTGAAAATTTAGATGATCTACTAAAAGTTTCCGATTTTATAACTATCCACACACCAAGGACAGAGGAAACAATCGATATGATTAACTCTGAAGAGATAGAAAAAATGAAAGATAACGTCATCCTAGTAAATGTGGCAAGAGGGAAAATAATAAATGAAGATGCCCTTTATCACGGGCTGAAAAGTGGCAAGATAAGAGGTGCTGGGATAGATGTCCATGCCGTAGAGCCTAGATACGAAAGTCCCCTATACGAATTTGACAACTTTATCCCTACTCCTCACATCGGCGCAAACACAGCCGAGGCACAGGAAAACGTAGGTATCGCCATTGCACAGCAGGTGGCAAACGGCCTTCACGGAGAGATTGTTGAAACAGCGGTAAACCTCCCTGTTATGGAAAGAGAGGGGTTAAAAGAAGTAAAGCCATACATAGAACTTATGGAAAACCTTGGACAAATATACTATCAGCTCTATACGGACTCTGTAAAATTTGTAGAGATCAACTACTGGGGAGATGTGTCAAAGCTAGATACTCAAATGGCCGACCTAGCCTTTACAAAAGGCCTGTTACAGCCTATTCTTGGAAACAGCGTCAACTATGTAAATGCCAAAATAATGGCTGAAAATGCAGGGATAGGAATAAAAGAAAAGCACTTTGTGGAGAATTTTGGAAACTACTCCAATCTTGTGACAATTAAAATAACAAACAGCAAGAATTATGTATTTACAATTGCAGGAACTATAAGTTCAAATGCTGAAGGAAAATTAGTTGAGCTTGAAGGTTTCGACTTTGAAGTAAAGCCTACTGAATACATGCTCTTCATAAAAAATAAAGATGTCCCTGGAGTAATAGGACACGTTGGAACTTTAGCAGGTGAAAAGGGAATAAACATAGCCACCATGCAGGTAGGTAGAAAGACCAAAGGGGACACAGCCATCATGATACTGACTATCGACGATGAAGTGTCCGGTACTATCCTTGAAGAATTCAAAAAAATGGACAATATCGTGTCTGCAAAAAGTGTTGTACTTTAA
- a CDS encoding GerMN domain-containing protein: MKKIMPFISFLLLFFMFSGCGSKSGKETPALHKIEDYYPKIGNTRYTYIGDGNEYASYSVYTDYISEFRLQERVDSSGTVLAKVIEIKNKKVHLILSREEAYYRENLLEKNGENREIILMEPVKVGTTWTLSASRTRTITGTSVDITTPSGNYKAIEVTTQGPDYKTINYYAKNIGLVKSVFVSRDTRLTSSLSRVERNIPLMQNINFYYPNIEDGKIYYKEKEVIFRTNDITRKVLENVYKELPNSSIGDVFSSNTEINSLYLNRDGIVYIDFNRAFLTEMNAGSGYESMILQSIVNTFGNYYNSKKVILTIDNKLYESGHIALEKGEYFKVKTDDTIEIKDKGKQKYVPIDYFKSGTKSYLPLL, from the coding sequence ATGAAAAAAATCATGCCGTTTATCAGTTTTCTACTTTTATTTTTTATGTTTTCTGGATGTGGATCCAAGAGCGGCAAGGAAACTCCTGCATTACATAAAATTGAGGATTATTACCCTAAAATTGGAAACACACGCTATACCTATATCGGGGATGGAAATGAATACGCCTCATACAGTGTCTATACAGACTATATATCAGAATTCAGATTACAGGAAAGGGTGGATAGCAGCGGTACGGTTCTGGCAAAAGTAATTGAGATCAAAAACAAAAAGGTTCATTTAATCCTATCTAGGGAAGAGGCATATTACCGGGAAAACCTTTTAGAAAAAAATGGAGAGAATAGAGAAATTATTTTAATGGAACCGGTTAAAGTAGGGACAACTTGGACTCTCAGTGCTTCTAGAACAAGAACAATAACCGGAACCTCGGTGGATATCACCACCCCTTCAGGAAATTATAAAGCTATTGAGGTCACTACTCAGGGACCTGATTATAAGACAATAAATTACTATGCCAAAAATATTGGGCTCGTTAAATCAGTATTTGTCTCAAGAGATACGAGGCTGACTTCTTCTCTCAGTAGAGTAGAAAGAAACATTCCTTTGATGCAAAACATAAATTTTTATTATCCAAATATCGAAGATGGAAAGATCTATTATAAAGAAAAAGAGGTAATTTTTAGAACAAATGATATAACGAGAAAGGTTTTAGAAAATGTGTATAAAGAGCTTCCTAACAGCAGTATTGGGGATGTTTTTTCTTCAAATACTGAGATTAATAGTCTTTATCTAAACAGAGACGGTATAGTATATATCGATTTCAACAGGGCTTTTCTGACAGAGATGAACGCCGGGTCTGGTTATGAGAGTATGATCCTTCAAAGCATAGTTAATACCTTCGGCAATTACTATAATTCAAAAAAAGTTATTTTGACCATAGATAACAAGCTCTACGAATCCGGCCATATTGCCCTAGAGAAAGGAGAATATTTTAAAGTGAAAACTGATGATACCATTGAAATAAAAGATAAGGGCAAACAGAAATATGTACCTATAGACTATTTTAAGTCAGGTACAAAATCCTATCTGCCTCTACTTTGA
- the infB gene encoding translation initiation factor IF-2 has product MKTRVHELAKKHDMSNKDFLNLLHEMGVEVSSHLSGLSDEAVKEIEEYLESEENTDSKKKKKKRSKGSSKESSKEKDEKEKGKTTKKKKGRRSDFTVKKAEEVEEVVEEDGMKIVKLRGEITVGEFAEKLGINATEIIKKLFLKGQMLTINSTMSFELAEEMAVEYNALIEIEEEVEMEFGEKFDLELEDKESDLVERPPVITIMGHVDHGKTSLLDALRATNVADGEAGGITQKIGAYQITKDGKKITFVDTPGHEAFTDMRARGAQVTDIAILVVAADDGVMPQTVEALSHAKAAKVPIIVAVNKIDKPEANPLRVKQELMEHGLVSVEWGGDVEFVEVSAKQRMNLDELLETILLTAEILELKANPKKRAKGVVLESRLDPKVGPIADVLIQEGELRIGDVIVAGEAQGKVRALMNDRGERAESIGLAQPTEIIGFNIVPEAGDVVYVIQNEQHARRIVEEVAKARKISEVSRKSISLESLSQHMEDSNIKELNLILRADSKGSVEALKESLHKLSTDEVAVNIIQAASGAITESDVKLAEASNAIIIGFHVRPTTKALRGADDSGVEIRTSNIIYHITEDIEKALTGMLDPEYRENYQGRIEIKKIFKVSKIGNIAGCVVVDGKVKSDSNIRLLRNGVVVYEGKLDSLKRFKDDAKEVVAGQECGLNIQNFNDIKEGDIVEAFDIIEIKRTLK; this is encoded by the coding sequence TTGAAGACAAGAGTACATGAATTAGCTAAGAAGCATGATATGTCAAATAAGGATTTTTTAAATCTTCTTCATGAAATGGGAGTGGAGGTTTCTTCACATCTTTCTGGTTTAAGTGATGAAGCTGTGAAAGAGATAGAGGAGTATCTTGAGTCTGAAGAAAATACAGATTCAAAGAAAAAAAAGAAAAAAAGAAGCAAGGGGTCATCCAAAGAATCTTCTAAGGAAAAAGATGAGAAGGAGAAGGGGAAAACTACCAAGAAGAAAAAAGGTAGAAGATCTGACTTTACAGTAAAAAAAGCAGAAGAAGTAGAAGAAGTTGTAGAAGAAGATGGAATGAAAATAGTAAAGCTAAGAGGTGAAATCACAGTTGGTGAATTTGCAGAGAAGCTTGGAATCAATGCAACAGAGATCATAAAAAAACTTTTCCTTAAAGGACAGATGCTTACAATAAACAGCACTATGTCTTTTGAATTGGCGGAAGAGATGGCTGTTGAGTACAATGCACTTATAGAGATAGAAGAAGAAGTAGAGATGGAGTTCGGAGAGAAATTTGACCTTGAATTAGAGGACAAAGAATCTGACCTTGTGGAAAGACCGCCTGTAATAACTATAATGGGACACGTTGACCACGGAAAAACTTCACTTTTGGACGCTTTGAGAGCTACTAATGTAGCAGACGGAGAAGCTGGAGGAATCACTCAGAAGATAGGAGCCTACCAGATAACTAAAGATGGTAAGAAAATCACATTTGTAGATACTCCTGGACATGAGGCTTTTACAGATATGAGAGCCAGGGGAGCTCAGGTTACAGATATAGCTATCCTTGTAGTAGCAGCAGACGACGGAGTAATGCCTCAGACAGTAGAAGCACTATCTCACGCAAAAGCCGCAAAAGTACCGATCATTGTTGCGGTAAACAAAATAGATAAGCCTGAAGCAAATCCTTTGAGAGTCAAGCAGGAGCTTATGGAACACGGACTTGTGTCTGTAGAATGGGGCGGAGATGTAGAATTTGTAGAGGTATCTGCTAAGCAGAGAATGAACCTCGATGAACTTCTTGAGACAATCCTTCTTACTGCAGAAATCCTAGAACTGAAGGCGAACCCTAAAAAAAGAGCTAAAGGTGTAGTTCTTGAATCTAGACTAGATCCAAAAGTTGGACCTATAGCCGACGTATTGATACAAGAGGGGGAACTAAGGATAGGTGACGTTATCGTCGCCGGGGAAGCTCAAGGTAAGGTAAGGGCTCTCATGAATGACAGAGGAGAAAGAGCAGAGTCAATAGGCCTCGCTCAACCTACTGAGATTATAGGATTTAATATAGTTCCAGAAGCTGGAGATGTAGTATATGTAATCCAAAATGAACAGCACGCCAGAAGAATAGTAGAGGAAGTAGCAAAGGCAAGAAAGATATCAGAAGTATCTAGAAAGTCTATCTCCCTTGAATCACTCTCTCAGCACATGGAAGATTCTAATATAAAAGAACTTAACCTTATACTAAGAGCCGACTCAAAAGGTTCTGTAGAGGCTCTTAAGGAATCCTTACACAAACTTTCTACTGATGAAGTTGCGGTAAACATAATCCAGGCAGCATCAGGAGCAATAACAGAGAGTGATGTAAAACTTGCAGAAGCTTCAAATGCTATCATTATAGGTTTCCACGTAAGACCTACAACGAAGGCCCTTAGAGGAGCAGATGACTCTGGAGTGGAAATAAGAACATCAAATATAATCTATCATATAACTGAGGATATAGAAAAGGCTCTTACAGGAATGCTAGACCCTGAATACAGAGAAAATTATCAGGGAAGAATAGAGATCAAGAAAATATTCAAAGTAAGCAAAATAGGAAATATAGCGGGATGTGTAGTTGTAGACGGGAAGGTGAAGAGTGATTCTAATATAAGACTCCTTAGAAACGGAGTTGTAGTTTACGAAGGGAAACTCGATTCACTGAAGAGATTCAAGGATGATGCTAAAGAGGTTGTTGCTGGTCAGGAATGTGGACTAAACATCCAAAACTTCAATGACATCAAAGAGGGAGATATCGTCGAGGCTTTTGATATCATTGAAATAAAAAGAACTTTAAAATAA
- the rimP gene encoding ribosome maturation factor RimP, which produces MEKSTKANIVEKLWELTNPVTSEFGLDIVDIEYLQDGGYWYVRIYIEKPDAEITLVDCANVSNRIEEKVDALIDRKFFLEVSSPGIERPLKSEKDFIRFAGEKARLILKHKLEDSRNWTGEISSYENGIIYLDVEGKKLEIPFNEVKKANLVFEFGDF; this is translated from the coding sequence ATGGAAAAAAGTACAAAGGCAAATATTGTAGAAAAGTTGTGGGAGCTTACGAACCCTGTTACCAGTGAATTTGGGCTTGACATAGTGGATATCGAATATCTCCAGGATGGGGGATATTGGTACGTGAGGATATATATAGAGAAGCCAGACGCTGAGATAACCCTAGTGGACTGTGCCAATGTAAGTAACAGAATTGAAGAGAAAGTAGATGCCCTTATAGACAGGAAGTTTTTTCTAGAGGTGTCTTCTCCCGGGATAGAGAGACCGCTAAAAAGCGAAAAGGATTTTATTAGATTTGCTGGAGAAAAAGCTAGATTGATTCTTAAGCATAAACTTGAAGATTCTAGAAACTGGACTGGAGAAATATCTAGTTATGAAAATGGAATCATCTATCTTGATGTAGAAGGGAAAAAGCTAGAGATTCCTTTCAACGAGGTAAAAAAAGCCAACCTAGTCTTCGAATTTGGGGATTTTTAA
- the nusA gene encoding transcription termination factor NusA: MKSKDAKVFLEALTELEKEKGISKESLIETVEQALLAAYKKHYGEEDSSIEVEINRETGDVKVYEIKTVVEEEDLYDSACEIILEDALLEKKRAKVGDVIKVEVNCEEFRRNAIQNGKQIVIQKVREAERQFVFDKFKSREKDIINGIIRRIDDRRNIFIEFDGIEAMLPIVEQSPSDLYRVGDRLKVYVVEVEKTSRFPKILISRKHEGLLKKLFELEIPEIEDGLIEIKAVAREAGSRAKVAVYSENKEIDTVGACIGQKGLRIKNVVNELNGEKIDIVEWLESPEEFVAAALSPAKVVSVEVLEDKVTARVIVDTSQLSLAIGKNGQNARLAAKLTGMRVDIKTPEVAAEEEI; this comes from the coding sequence ATGAAGAGTAAGGACGCAAAGGTTTTCCTCGAAGCCTTGACGGAACTGGAAAAGGAGAAGGGGATAAGCAAAGAAAGTCTTATCGAAACTGTAGAGCAGGCTCTTCTTGCTGCATATAAGAAACACTATGGAGAAGAGGATAGCTCTATAGAGGTAGAGATAAACAGAGAAACAGGAGATGTCAAAGTATATGAGATCAAAACTGTAGTAGAAGAAGAAGACCTTTACGACTCAGCTTGTGAGATCATACTTGAAGATGCACTTTTGGAAAAAAAGAGAGCAAAAGTAGGGGACGTAATAAAAGTTGAGGTCAACTGTGAAGAGTTTAGAAGAAATGCTATTCAGAATGGGAAACAGATAGTTATACAAAAGGTAAGAGAAGCAGAAAGGCAGTTTGTCTTTGATAAGTTTAAGAGCAGAGAAAAGGATATCATAAATGGAATAATCAGAAGGATAGACGACAGAAGAAATATCTTTATCGAGTTTGACGGTATAGAGGCGATGCTTCCTATCGTAGAGCAGTCACCATCTGATTTATACAGAGTAGGGGACAGGTTAAAAGTATATGTTGTAGAAGTAGAGAAGACAAGCAGATTTCCAAAGATACTCATTTCTAGAAAGCATGAAGGACTTCTGAAAAAACTATTTGAATTAGAGATACCTGAGATTGAAGATGGCCTTATTGAGATAAAGGCAGTCGCAAGAGAAGCTGGTTCTAGAGCCAAAGTGGCAGTTTATTCTGAAAATAAAGAGATTGATACAGTCGGAGCATGTATAGGACAAAAGGGTCTCAGAATTAAAAATGTAGTAAATGAACTTAACGGGGAAAAAATAGACATAGTAGAATGGCTGGAATCCCCAGAAGAATTTGTGGCAGCAGCTCTGAGCCCAGCAAAAGTAGTTAGTGTAGAGGTGTTGGAAGACAAGGTGACGGCAAGAGTAATCGTAGACACATCGCAACTCTCCTTAGCTATAGGTAAAAATGGTCAAAATGCTAGGCTTGCAGCGAAACTTACGGGGATGAGGGTAGATATAAAAACTCCTGAGGTCGCTGCTGAGGAAGAAATTTAA
- the recJ gene encoding single-stranded-DNA-specific exonuclease RecJ, whose amino-acid sequence MLWEYSDVAESLVDSKSREWHVSKCLSRLLLNRGINTDDRLKDFLNPHIDKFRDPFDFERMNEVVKKIVDIKERGEKIFIYGDYDVDGITAATFLVLVFRQIGIDVDYYIPNRMEEGYGLDRKAINHINSKKGRLIITVDTGVNSIEDVEYANELGIDVIITDHHKIIKEKGDEQLLIINPKFSEEYQFKFLAGAGVALKVAQAVYMTLGENLEKLYQYIDIVMIGTVADVVPMVDENRIIIRKGLEVIKNTRVKGLVYLMKYLRLQNKEITTTDVSFFISPLLNSLGRIGTSKVGADFFINEDEFEIYNIIEEMKKSNKKRRELERSIFNEIDDEIQKMKDKNFKYLFLKSSKWHPGVIGVVSSRLSIKYHVPVVLVAIKDGIGKASCRSIEGINIFNILKEMADKLLRFGGHDLASGFIARTSNLDEIEHKLKGCLEISGKKKEMKTLKIDGTFPIENIDENMLKDLEKVSPYGLENEHPIFIDGGLEFENLKKFGVENRHFKAFIKKNGKRYSAVAFDLGSKIDEEGYKLQRFDVAYYPEKVYYKGDEILQIRIKDFKVKDDFYNIFT is encoded by the coding sequence ATGTTGTGGGAATATAGTGATGTGGCGGAGTCCCTTGTGGACTCCAAGTCTCGGGAATGGCATGTGTCAAAATGCCTTTCCAGACTTCTCCTCAACAGAGGAATAAACACCGATGACAGATTAAAGGATTTCCTCAATCCCCACATTGATAAATTTAGAGATCCTTTTGATTTTGAAAGGATGAATGAAGTTGTCAAAAAAATAGTTGATATCAAAGAAAGAGGCGAAAAGATTTTTATCTACGGGGACTATGATGTAGATGGGATAACTGCCGCTACTTTTCTGGTATTGGTTTTTAGACAGATAGGAATAGATGTGGACTACTATATCCCAAACCGGATGGAAGAGGGATATGGTCTAGACAGAAAGGCTATCAATCATATAAACAGTAAAAAAGGCAGGCTCATCATAACTGTAGATACAGGTGTAAATTCTATAGAAGACGTGGAATATGCAAATGAATTGGGTATAGATGTCATAATAACTGACCACCATAAGATAATCAAGGAAAAAGGCGATGAACAGCTTCTGATAATTAATCCGAAATTTAGTGAGGAATATCAGTTTAAATTTTTGGCTGGTGCAGGAGTGGCACTTAAAGTGGCTCAGGCTGTATATATGACACTGGGAGAAAACTTGGAGAAACTATATCAGTATATTGATATAGTTATGATAGGAACAGTGGCAGACGTAGTCCCTATGGTGGATGAAAACAGGATCATAATACGAAAAGGTCTTGAGGTAATAAAAAATACAAGAGTAAAAGGGCTGGTTTACCTCATGAAGTATCTGAGGCTCCAGAATAAAGAGATAACCACTACCGATGTGAGCTTTTTTATCTCCCCACTTTTAAACTCTCTAGGGAGGATAGGTACGTCAAAGGTCGGAGCAGATTTTTTTATAAATGAAGATGAATTCGAAATATATAACATCATTGAAGAAATGAAGAAGTCCAATAAGAAGAGAAGAGAGCTGGAAAGAAGTATCTTTAATGAGATAGATGATGAAATTCAAAAGATGAAGGACAAGAACTTTAAGTATCTTTTTCTGAAATCTTCAAAGTGGCATCCTGGTGTCATAGGTGTGGTGTCATCAAGACTTTCTATAAAATACCATGTTCCTGTAGTTCTTGTGGCGATAAAGGATGGGATAGGAAAGGCTTCCTGCAGAAGTATAGAGGGTATTAATATATTCAATATCCTCAAAGAGATGGCAGATAAGTTGTTGAGATTTGGAGGACATGACCTGGCATCTGGCTTTATAGCTAGAACTTCTAATCTTGATGAGATAGAGCATAAGCTCAAAGGGTGCCTTGAAATATCAGGCAAGAAAAAGGAAATGAAAACTCTAAAGATAGACGGTACATTTCCTATTGAAAATATAGATGAAAATATGTTAAAAGATTTAGAAAAAGTTTCGCCCTATGGATTAGAAAACGAACATCCTATTTTTATTGATGGAGGGCTTGAGTTTGAAAACCTTAAAAAATTTGGTGTTGAAAACAGACATTTCAAAGCTTTTATAAAAAAGAACGGTAAAAGATATTCTGCTGTTGCCTTTGATCTAGGATCTAAAATAGACGAAGAGGGATATAAACTTCAGAGATTTGATGTAGCTTATTATCCTGAAAAAGTATATTATAAAGGCGATGAAATACTGCAGATCAGAATCAAGGACTTTAAGGTAAAAGATGATTTTTATAATATTTTTACATAA